A stretch of the Actinomyces qiguomingii genome encodes the following:
- a CDS encoding 1,4-dihydroxy-2-naphthoyl-CoA synthase: MTDHCPTASSPHPLPQRVSEIFDPLCWRDVAGFANRGDGPGALTDVTYHRGCERDADGAWVRDLPVARVALDRPELRNAFRPHTVDELYRVLDHARMSGDVGAVILTGNGPSPKDGGWGFCSGGDQRVRGRDGYLYEKAGDDVEHASPVSEAAPTDNHYAAVAAQRERLDAARAGRLHILEVQRLIRTMPKVVIAAVSGWAAGGGHSLNVVCDLSLASAEHARFKQTDADVGSFDAGYGSALLARQVGDKRAREIFFLARTYDAATAERWGVVNEAVPHAELEERALEYARIVAGKSPQAIRMLKYAFNLADDGLAGQQVFAGEATRLAYMTDEAAEGRDAFLERREPDWSPFPYYF; encoded by the coding sequence ATGACCGACCACTGCCCCACCGCATCGTCGCCCCACCCGCTGCCGCAGCGGGTCTCGGAGATCTTCGATCCTCTCTGCTGGCGCGACGTCGCCGGATTCGCCAACCGCGGCGACGGCCCGGGCGCGCTCACCGACGTCACCTACCACCGCGGCTGCGAGCGCGACGCCGACGGCGCCTGGGTGCGCGACCTGCCGGTGGCGCGGGTGGCGCTAGACCGCCCCGAGTTGCGCAACGCCTTCCGCCCGCACACCGTCGACGAGCTGTACCGGGTCCTGGACCACGCGCGCATGAGCGGCGACGTCGGTGCCGTCATCCTCACCGGCAACGGCCCCTCCCCCAAGGACGGCGGTTGGGGATTCTGCTCCGGCGGCGACCAGCGGGTGCGCGGCCGGGACGGCTACCTGTACGAGAAGGCGGGCGACGACGTCGAGCATGCTTCCCCCGTTAGCGAGGCCGCGCCTACCGACAACCACTACGCCGCCGTCGCCGCACAGCGAGAGCGCCTGGACGCCGCCCGGGCGGGGCGATTGCACATCCTGGAGGTGCAGCGGCTCATCCGCACCATGCCGAAGGTCGTCATCGCGGCCGTCTCCGGCTGGGCGGCCGGCGGCGGCCACTCCCTGAACGTGGTCTGCGACCTCTCGCTCGCCTCCGCCGAGCACGCCCGCTTCAAGCAGACCGACGCCGACGTGGGCTCCTTCGACGCCGGCTACGGCTCCGCCCTGCTCGCCCGGCAGGTCGGGGACAAGCGGGCCCGCGAGATCTTCTTCCTGGCCCGCACCTACGACGCCGCCACCGCCGAGCGCTGGGGCGTGGTCAACGAGGCCGTCCCCCATGCCGAGCTGGAGGAGCGCGCCCTGGAGTATGCGCGCATCGTGGCTGGCAAGTCGCCGCAGGCGATCCGCATGCTCAAGTACGCCTTCAACCTGGCCGACGACGGCCTGGCGGGCCAGCAGGTCTTTGCCGGGGAGGCCACCCGCCTGGCCTACATGACCGACGAGGCCGCCGAGGGCCGCGACGCCTTCCTTGAGCGCCGCGAGCCGGATTGGTCGCCGTTCCCCTACTACTTCTGA